The sequence AATCGCCAGAAAGCCCGGGGCGAGTTCGATGGCGTCCAACCCTTCGATCACCCACTCGGCATCCGGCATGGCCTCGACATCGCCGCAGTGAATGATCCGTGCCGCCCCGAAATGCGCCGCGTATTGATGGGCATCCGCCACATCGTCTTTGTGCGTGAGAAAGATGGACGCGATGCCGCCTCTCTGCTCAAACGCCTCGACCAGATGTTTGACGTAGCGCGGCGAGTCGATCAGCCAGTTCCCCGCCGGATGCTCGATGAAGAAACTGTTCGCCCCGAATGACTTCTCGGCATTGAAGCCGCAAAAATAGACGCCGTCTTCGAGCGGGAGGGGGAAGCTTGCCATGGCCCTATGCAGCGCAACCTTGTCGCCCTGCTCGGTGCCAATTGCCCCGACCGGGCAGGCCAGCAACGCCTGATACGCCTGATGGATCTGGCGCTCTCCTTCAGGCTGACGCCGCACGGCCGAGAACTCGCCGAATTCCTCGAAGCTGGAGGGAGCCAGCTGGCGGCAGGTATCGCAATTGATGCAGGTCGCATCCACGTAGAAGTTGCCTGCTACATTGGAGACCAGCCGGTTCTTCTGATCGGCCATCGTCTACTTGATCCCCACCACCATCGAGTCGGGCCCGGCGAGCGGCTCAACGTAGCTCTTGCGGAATCCCGCCTCTTTCATCCAGCCCCGGCAATCCTTGCCCGTATAATCAAAGCCCCCGGGCGTTTCGATGAGCATGTTCAAGCTCATCAGCAGCCCCAGCACATTCGTCTTCCGGCCGTCGTCGATCAACGTCTCGTGCACGATCAAGGCTCCGCCTTTCGGCAAGGCCTCATAGGCTTTCTTGAGCAACATCCGTTTTTCTGCCAGATCCCAGTCATGGAGGATATGGCCCATGATGATCACATCGGCCTGAGGCAGGGGCGCCGTAAAAAAGTCAGCCGGGTGAAATTGCAGACGCCGCTCCAGTCCCTGTGCCCGCACATAGGATTCAAAAATCGGCTGCACCACCGGCAGGTCCATCCCTCTGCCGCTCAGGTGCGGATGCGCCAGAGCCACTTGCACCGGTACGCCACCTTGGGCGCAGCCCACATCCACGAACGTGTTGTACCGTTTCCAGGGGAATTGCTTTGCAATGGCCCGGGCCGCGCCGAAGCTCAATCCCGTCATGGCCTTGAGAAATCCTTCCAGCCTGATGGGATCCGCATAGAGCGCCGCAAAAAAGTTGCCGCCTTCTTTCGCTTCGTTCTGAGGCGCGCCGGTGCGCAGACCCTCCGTCAGCGACCCCCAAAACTTGTACAGCCGTTCATTGCACATCTCCAGCATGCCGCCGGCGTAGGACGGTTTGTTGCGATCCAGGAACAGATTGGTCTCTGGCGTATTGGCGTACCGGCGGCCCGTTCGCCGCAACAGACCGAGCGAGACCAGCGTATCGAGGAAATCCCGGACACTGCGCGGGTGGAGCGACAAGCGGGCTTGAATCGCCTCGGCATCGAGCGCGCCCTTCGCCAGTTCCGTAAAGAGGCCCAATTCAATGGCGCTCAGCAATGTTTTCGAGCCCCAGAATCCCAGCCCCAACTGCATAATCCCATCGGGCTTCAACACCGGCGGCTTCTTGGCCTTCGGCCTCTTCTTGTTCACACGCTGTACGGTAGCCATCACTCTCTCCCTCCTTTTCCCTCAAAAAGGATGTGCGCCCCCTCCATTCGCCGCGCGCGTTGCTACCCGTGAGTCATGATCGCATCGGCTTCGATTTCGACCAGCATGTCCGGATCGATCAGCCGCTTCACTTCCACCATCGTCGTGGCTGGCCGGATGTTGCCGAACACTTCACCATGCGCCCGTCCGACCTCCTGCCATTGATCGATATTCGCCATGTAGATTCTCGTCCGCACGACATCGGCCAGCGTCGCGCCGGCCTGCTGCAGCGCCGCTTCGATCGTTTTGAAGGTCTGAATCGTCTGCGCGTAGGGATCGCCCTTGCCCACCAGGCCGGACGGCGTCATCGCCGTAGACCCGGAGACCTGCACATGAAAGCCCACGCGCACCGCCCGTGAATACCCGATCTTCGCTTCCCAAGGACCACCCGTCGAAATGTTCTGCCGTGCCATCGTCACTCCTTTAGATTACCCGTGTGAGGTGAGAGAAATCCGGTTCTTGTTCTGCATGAGCCAGGTCTCGAAATTCAAGTGCGCAGGATTCACGCTGCGGGCAACCCTGCGGCCCGGCAACCCCCATCATCTTCTGATCCGCCATCGCCGGCCTTCTACATCACAATGCCGCCGCCCGCCTGTATCGTCTGCCCCGTCAACCAGCGCGCCGGCTCGCTCACGAGAAACGCCACCACCTCGGCAATGTCGCCTGGAAGCCCGATCCGTTTGAAGGGAGACTGCTCAATGCCCATCTGCCTGTACTGGTCCGTCAACACCCCCGTATCGGTAAACCCCGGCGACACCGTGTTCACCGTAATCCCTCGCGGGGCGAGTTCATGCGCAATCCCCTGCGTAAATTGCTCGAGCGCCCCGCGGCTCCCAAGATAGGCCGTGGCGCCATAATAGTGGAGCTTGGTCCCGGCGCTGGAAATATTGACGATCCGCCCGTGATCGCGCAGCACCCTGGCCGCTTCTTGCATCGCAAAGTACGGCCCCTTGGCATGCAGATTCATGAGGGCCTCGACATCCGCTTCCGTCGTCTCCAAGAACGGCTTGGGCACGAACTTCCCGGCGTTGTTCACCAATATATCCAGCCGGCCGAATTGCGCCGCCGCGTCCGTGATCAACCGCCGCGCATCCGCCACCTGGCTCATATCGGCCTGCACGGCCACGGCTTTCCCGCCCTTCGCCTGAATTCCTGCCACGACTTGCCTGGCCTTGTCCTCGCTGTGATGGTAATTCACCACCACCAGCGCGCCGTCCCCGGCCAGCCGTTCGGCGATGGCTCGTCCGATCCCGCTGGACGCACCGGTCACAATGGCCACTTTCCCGCTTAACGGCAGCATCCCCGTACCCTCTCACGACCGGCGTAGAAACAGTGGAACGCCCCACTGTCCTGCAAAGGTGATCTCCGCCAGCGGCTTCCGTTCCCGTGGCTTCACTTCGCGCTGCTGCAAATAGTCCGGGAGCACGGTCAGATCACCGGGATACCCCACGGCGATCATCGCCACCGGCTCATAGCCGGACGGAATCGTGAGTTCCGCCCTCGTGCGCTCGATATCGAAGCCTGCCATGGGGTGCCCGATCAGTCCGAGCGCGGACGCTTGGAGAAGCAGATTCTCAACGGCCATCCCGGTATCGTGAAAGGCATGCCGATTCGGCCGGCCGTCGTCTTCAAAATTCATCTGCGCCACGGAGAGCAGGAGTACGGGCGCCCGGCAGGCCCATTTGCGGTTGCCCTCCAACAGGCAGGCCAGAAGCCGGTCATACGCCGCCTGGTCGTCTTTGGTGGCCACGACAAACCGCCAGGGTTGCTCATTGCTGGAAGAGGGAGCCCAGCGCGCCGCCTCGAGCAGGGCACGAAGCTGCTCCGGCTCGACCCTCCGTTCATCGAATGCGCGGGGACTCCATCGCCGGGCGAGCAACTCATGAATCGGGGAGTCCGTCTCAGCAGGCTTCTCCATGGGGCTTACTCCTTGGGTTCGTTCGCGCGCGCCATGTCGGGCGACCAGCCTCCGCCGAGCGCCTTGTAGAGCTGGACAACCGACACCAAATGGAGCCGGCGCGACCCCGTCACAGCCAATTCGGCTTCAAACAAATTGCGCCGCGCCACGAGCACATCGAGATAGTTGGCCAGTCCGCCCTTATACCGCAATTCGGCCAGACGCAGCGCGGATTGCAGCGCGTTGACTTGCGCCTGTTGCGCTTCATTCTGGGCGCGGGCGGTCCGCACCGAGACCAGGGCATCTTCCACTTCACGGAAGGCGGTCAAGACCGTTTTCTCGTACTGCGCGAGCGCTTGCTTGGCCTGGGCCTCGATCGCCTCCTGCTGATAGCCCAAGACCGGCCCGCTGAAGAGCGGCCCGGCAAACCCCATCCCTCCGACGCCGAATGACGCGGGATCGGTGAAGAGTTTCGACAATTGCGGGCTGGCGGCACCGAGCAGTCCCGTGAGCGAGATCTTCGGAAACCGTTCCGCTTTGGCGGCGCCGATGCGGGCCGTCACCGCGGCCAGTTGCTGCTCTGCGTCAAGCAGATCCGGACGGCGCTGTAACAAGTCCGACGGAAGTCCGGCCGGCACCTCCGGAGGCACCACTTGCTCGTTCAACGGGCGGCCGCGCGGAATCGCGAAGGGCTTGCGGCCGAGCAGCACGCTCAGCTGGTTTTCCGCCTGCACCATCTGCCGCTCGAGTTCCGCCGACCGCGCGGCGGCGTTGGCCCGCTCGGCTTCAAACTGATCCGTATCCAGCCGCGAGGTCAGCCCCTGTTTCAACCGCGCCTGGGCGATGCGGACGGATTCCTCCCACGATTGCAGCGTGTGCTTCGCAATATCCAGCTGCGCATCGAACTGGAGCAGGTTGAAGTAGCTTTCCGCGACCCCGCTGACCAGCTGCAGGACCACCGCGCGCCGATTCTCTTCTTTCGCCAGCAGATCCGCGCGCGCCGCTTCATTGGAGCGCCGGATGCGTCCCCAGACATCGAGCTCCCAGGAGAGATTTCCCTGCAGATAATAGTTGAACGGGTTGGCGAAACCGGGAAACAGGAAGATGGTCTTGCGGCCCAGGTTCGGCGCATTACCCGACGCGGTCATCCCGGGAAGAAAATCTGTTTTGGCCAGCAGGGCGCGGGCCTGAAACTCCTCCACTACCGCCGCCGCACGCTGGAGATCCTTGTTCTCAACCAGCGCGATCTTGATCAACCCCTGCAGCTGGTCATCCCGGAGCAACTCCCACCAGGGCAAGTTGGCCAGCGACGGGGCATCGGCGGGAGCCACCGCCATCCGGAACTGGCCGCCCGTCTCCGTCTGGGGCCGTTCATAATCGGGCCCCAGCGCGCAGGAGGCGAGCATGGCCGAGAGTCCGAGGGCGAGAAACCGCTGCATATTAACGCTCCTCCTCCTGTGCCGGGTTCGACGTCTCCGCCGATCCGGCGGGAACGGCCGCGGCCGGCCGGCGGGTCGACAGCGTCCGGATCAACACATAAAACAACGGCACGAAAAAGATCGCCAGGAACGTGGCGGCCAGCATGCCTCCCAACACGCCCGTCCCGATGGACTGGCGGCTGGCGGCGCCGGCCCCGCGCGCCATGACGAGGGGAAACATCCCGAAGATGAAGGCCATGGAGGTCATGATGATCGGGCGGAACCGCAGGCGCGCCGCGTCGATGGCCGAGTCGATCAATGGGCGGCCAGCCTCATACCGCGTATTGGCAAATTCGACGATCAAGATCGCGTTCTTGGCCGACAGGCCGATCAAGGTCACCAATCCGATCTGGAAGTAGATGTCATTCTCGAACCCCCGCATCCACACCGCGGACAAGGCGCCGAAGACCGCGAACGGCACCGCCAGAATCACCGCAAAGGGCACCACCCAGCTCTCGAACTGCGCCGCGAGGACCAGAAACACCATCAAGAGACCGACGGCAAACACCTGCCCGGACTGCCCGCCCACCCGCCGTTCCTGAAACGAAATGTTGCTGTAGTCGATGGCATAGCCCTGCGGAACGAGCACCTCTTTCCCCACACGGTCCAGCGCTTCGAGCGCCTGTCCGGAACTGTAGCCCGGCGCGGCGGCGCCCAGCACCAGGGCGGTATTATAGCCGTTGAAGTGGTTCACCGGATCCGGCCCGCTTTGATATTCCGTCGTGATGACCGTGTCCAGGGGAATCATGTTCGTGCCCTGGGCGCTCTGTGCCCGGACATAGATCTTGCCAATGTCCTGCGGAGTCGCGCGGTACTCGGCTTCCGCCTCCGTCTGGACATGATAGATGCGGCCGAATTTGACGAAGTCGTTGATGTACAGTGAACCGAAATAGGCTTGCAGCGTATCGAACACATCGGAAATCGGCACCCCGAGCGCCTTCGCCCGCTCCCGGTTCACGCGGGCATAGATCCGTGGCGCCGACACACGGAAATTCGTCCCGACCCGGCCGATGGCAGGCTCCTTTTGAGCCCGCTCCACGAACTGCTGGGTGACCGCCGCAAACTGTTTGAAATCGCCGCCGCCCGGATCCTGCACCTGCACGGAGAATCCGCCGACAGACCCCACGCCGCGAATCGCGGGCGCGTTAAAGGCCAGCAGCAGCGCTTCGGGAATCTTGGCAAACTCCCCATAGGCGGCGCCCACCAGGGCCTTCACATGGTTCTGCGGTTCCGTGCGCTCATCCCACAGCTTCAGCGGCACAAACATCGTCGCCGCGTTCGGCCCTCTGGTCCCGAACACAAAGTTCTGGCCGGACAGGGCATCGGTCGAATGCACGGCGGGATGCCCCTGGAAAAACCGTTCGATCCGTTCCAGCACCGCGTCGGTCCGTTGTTTTGAGGCCCCATCGGGCAACTGCACGACGGTGATGAAATAGCCTTGATCCTCTTCCGGCAGAAAACTCTTCGGAAGCGATTGAAACAGGCCGATGGAGACCACCACTAACAGGGCGAAGAGCACCATGAACCGGTTCGGCCTCGCCACCAAGGCCCCCACTCCGTGCATATAGCCCTGCTGCGTGCGGCCGAACAGCCGGTCGAACAGCACCCAAAATCCGGCCCGCTCGCCATGATGCGGAACCAGAACCATGGCGCAGAGCGCCGGACTGAGCGTGAGCGCCACAAACCCCGAAACCGTCACTGAAATCGCGATCGTCGCCGCAAACTGTTTGTACAGCGCGCCCGTGATGCCCCCGACAAACCCGACCGGCACAAAGACCGACACCAGCACTAGCACGATCGCGATGATCGGAGCCGTGACTTCCCTCATCGCCCGTTTGGCCGCCTCTTTCGCCGATACCCGGTCTTCGCGCATATGGCGTTCGACGTTTTCGACGACCACAATCGCGTCGTCCACCACGATCCCGATCGCGAGCACCATGCCGAACAGCGTGATCGTGTTGATCGAGAAACCCAGCGCATACAGGCCGATGAACGTGCCGATCAGCGAAACCGGCACCGCCACGGTGGGGATGATCGTGGCGCGCCAGCTTTGGAGAAACAGATAGACCACCAGGACGACGAGCACCATCGCCTCGGCCAGGGTCTTCACCACTTCTTTGATAGAGACATCGATAAACCGCGTCGTGTCGTAGGGAATGTCGTAAGACACGCCGGCGGGGAAATTCTTCGCCAGTTCATCCATCTGGGCACGCGTGCGGCGTATCGTATCCAGCGCGTTGGCGCCGGGCGAGAGGAAGGTGAGAATGAACGTCGTCGGTTTGCTGTTCCAGCGGCCTTCCAGCGCATAGGATTGCGCGCCCAGTTCGATCCGGGCCACATCTTTGAGCCGCACCGCCGAGCCGTCCGGCAGCGCGCGCACGATCAGCTCCTCGAATTCTTTGACGTCGGTCAGGCGCCCTTTGGTAATGATCGGGATCGTCAGCTCCGTGCCTTTCGGCGCCGGTTCACGCCCGATCGTTCCGGACGGGTAATCGCGGTTCTGCTCTCGAATCACATTGGCCACATCGCTCGGGGTGAGGCCGAGCCGGGCCATGAGCATCGGGTTCAAGATGATCCGCATGCTGTAGTTCTGCTGTCCGAAGACAAGGGCGTCGCCCACGCCTTTGACGCGTTTCAGGTCGTCGGCGATCCGGAGAATGGCGTAGTTAGAGAGGAACACGGCGTCATGGCGCGGATCGGTGGATTTCAACGCGATGACCCCCACCAGATCGGGAGACATCTTTTTCACGGAAATGCCCTGGCGGACGACCTCGGGAGGCAGCTGCGGCTCCGCCAGTTTCTCGCGATTCTGCGTCTGCACCTGCGCAATATCGGGGTCCGTGCCGATCTCGAACGTCAGCTTGATCGTCACGTGCCCGTCGTTGCTGCTGCTGGACTCGAAGTACAGCAGATTGTCGATGCCCGGGAGCGTCACCTCGATGGGCCGGGCCACCGATTCGGCCGCCACGTCGGCGCTCGCGCCGGGATAGTCGGCATCGATCTGCACGACCGGCGGTGTGATTTCGGGAAATTGGGCGACCGGAAGGAATTGCAACGCGAGCAAACCCATCACCACGATGATGATGGAGACCACCGAGGCCAGAATCGGCCGGTCGATGAAAACGTGACCGTTCACGCGTTATCCTTGTTGAGGAGCAGGGGAATGAGGTTCGGCGGCCGGGGCCGGGGCCGCGCCGACCGGAACCGCCTTCACCGGCGCACCGGGACCGATTTTCATAAGGCCGTTGACGACCACCCGGTCTCCGGGCTTCAGCCCTTCGTCGATCAGCCACTGGTCCCCTTTCCAGTCGGCCGCGACGATATCGCGGATCTGCACCGTGTCATCGGGACCGACCACGTAGACAAAGGGCCCTTTTGGCCCCTGCAACACGGCGCGTTGCGGGATGAGAATCGCGTCGGTCTTCGTATCGCCGGTGAACCGGACTTTCACGAATTGGCCGGGCAGCAACAGCCGCTGCGGATTCGGGACGGTAAGCCGGACCTGGCGGGCGCCGGTCTCCGAGCGCAATCCCGGTTCGAGAAGGTCCAGCACCGCCTCCTGCGGAAAGAGCGTGCCGTCCATCAAGGTGAGACGGCCGCGCAAATGATACACGCCGGGGTGGTGAATCTTCTTGGACTCGATATCGCGCCGCCGCTTCAAGATGAAGCTCTCCGGGACGCTCACCACCACGAACATCGGATCGACCTGGTGAATCGTCGTCAGCAAATCCGTTTGGGCGGATACCAGCCGGCCTTCATAGTAACGGCTGCGCTCGATCAACCCGTCGATCGGCGCCGTGATCAGTGTGTTATCCAGGTCGAACTGCGCTTTAATCAGGTCCGCCTGCGCGGCCTGCAGCAGCGCCCGCGCCGCCATGTCTTCGGCGACCGCATCATCGACATCCTTCTGGCTTACGGCCTGTTCGGCCAGCAGGGGCTTCACTCGGGCCAGGTCTTGTCGGGCCTGCACGAGCTTGGCTTGGGCCTGAGCGATCTTGGCCTTGGCGCTCGCTTGCGCGGCCTGGAACGGGACCGGATCGATCTGATACAGCCGGTCGCCTTTTTTCACATCGCGCCCTTCGGGATACAAGACCGCCTTGAGCAGACCCGTCACCTGGGAACGGATCTCGACGGGACGCGAGGCTTCGGCCTGGCCGATAAATTCCGGCTCGTCGGGAATCGTGTGCGTCGTGACCGTCATCACCTCGACTTGCGCCACCGGCGGCGCCGGCGCGGAACCGGCATCCGGCTTACAACCGACCGTCCCCAGAGCCGCAGCAACGGCGATGAGCAGGGTGAGCCCACTGTCAATGACACGCTTTGCCATCATGCGTATTCCATAAGAAGACATATCGAGGCCAGTGTACCTCTTCCCCCCCTGGTTTCTCTACCCTGCCAGGCCCGAACGAACGGCAGAGCAATCCTGGCTGCCCCGCGCCCTGTTGGGCGCAAAAAGATTGCGGAACGCCGCCAACTCGCCTATCCTGTGGCGTCACCATGCTGCTGAACCATCAGCCTGCGATCGTCACCCAGCGAGCCTGAATCGATCTTCACCCACCGCCGATGAAATACGCCTGTGAATATCTCCTGCTCCGCTTCGCCGACCTGCTGTTCCAAGCGCTCCCGCGCGCCTGGGCCATCGCGCTCGGTGAGTGGATTTTTCTCCGCCTGCCGGCGCTGATTCCCAAACGCCAGGCGCTGATCCTGGACAATCTCGCCCGGACCTTTCCCGGCTCCTCACCAGAAGACCGGGCCCGCATCGCCCAGGCTGTCTGGCGCAACCTCGGACGCACGGCCATCGAGTTCGTCCGCATCACCGACTATGCCCGCCACACCCTTGAAGACCTCGTGGTGGTGGAGGGACGGGAACATATGGACCGGGCCGTCAAGGAAGGGAAGGGCGTCATCATCCTCACGGCCCACTTCACGAACTGGGAACTGACGGGATCCTTCATTCAACGCCAGTTCGGCTCGATGACGGCGATTGCCCGTCCCGTGCACAATCCCTATGTCGAACGATGGGTCCAGCGGAAACGTCTCTCCGGCGGGATGAAGATCATCCCCGCACAGGACGCGGTCAAAGCCTCGCTCAAATGTCTGAAGGCCAACGGCATCGTCGGCATCCTGATCGACCAAAGCCTCTCCTCCGGCCTGCTCGTCGATTTCTTTGGCCGGCCCGCCGGGACCACCACGCTGCCGGCCCTGCTGCATCTGCGCACCGGCGCGCCCGTTGTCATGACCTACACCCTGCGTGAAGACGGCCGGTTTCGGCACGTGTACCAACCAGTGGTCTTTCCCCCGGTTGCCGAGGATGCTGATCGCATTTTGATCTATACCAAGGCCATCAACACCCTCTTCGAGGATCTCATCCGCCGCTATCCGGAAAACTGGTTTTGGATCCATAACCGCTGGAAACGCGCCGAGTCCCTGCCCGAGACCGCCGCCGATCCCGATCAGAGCGCCTTGTGAGCCCCGTCACAGAAGGGCGGATTCTTCGTCTGCTTGCACTGGCACAGGGCCACCTGCTTCTTCTCGGTTGCCGTAAATTCCATGGGCGTGAAGTCAGTGCCTTTGTGCGCGCCGTCACAAAACGGTTGGTTCTTAGACCGGCCGCACCGGCACCAATAATAGGTCCCCGGCTCCAACGACAACACCACTGGTTGCTTGGCTGCAATGACTGGTTGTTCCATGAGCTCTCCTCCCATTCGTGAGATTACAAATAGAGCGGCTTGATCGGTGAGATGACCGCCGCCGGATCGTTTTTCCACACCGACTCATCCGCATCGACATACAGTTCGACTTCGTTCCCGTCCGGATCGCGGAGATAGAGACTCTGGCTCACGGTATGATCACTCATCCCGTCGATCGTCACGCCAGCCTGCTCCAGTTCACGCTTCGCGGCGCGCAATTCGTCCAGGCTGTCTCCGACCTTGATCCCAATGTGATAGAGGCCCCGGCGCCTCCCTGTTGAAGGGCCTGGCGCATCGCCCACCTGGATCAGCAGCAGCTCATGATGCGTGCGGCCGGACGTGAGGGCCGCCGCCGCGCCATTGAAGATCCGGCCGACTTCAGTGAACCCCAGCAGGTCCCGATAGAAGGCCAGTGACCGTTGCAGATCTTTCACATAGAACACGACATGGCCGAGATAGTGCGCTTTCATCGGTTCACCTCCTGAACGTGATGCCGGCCTTCTGGACCTCCTGATAGGGGAGGAGCCAGACCAGCGATTCGTCGCTCAGATCGCCAACCTGAATCCGGTTTCCCCAGGGATCGCGAAAGTCGCAACGGAAACCGGGGTGCAGCGTCAGCTTGTACTTCTGCGTCAGTTTTTTTCTGACTTCCTTGATCTGCCGCGCGTCGCGGACCATCAAGCCGAAATGTTTCACCCGATCAGGCTGTAGTTGCTCGACCTCGAAGATCGCCATGAACTGATGCTCGCCCAGCTTGCACCAGGCGGCTCCCTCGCCCCCGCGCAGCATCTTCAGGCCGAAGACATCGGAATAGAACTTCACGGCTTTCTTCGCATCGGTCACTTCGATGACCACGTGATTGCAGCCATAGACTTGCACAGCCATCACACACCTGCCTTTCGTCCCGCCCGGTCCGCCGCCACCCGCTTGAGCGCCGACACAAAGACCTCCACTGGTTGCGCCCCGGAAATCGCGTAGGTCCCGTTGATCACGAAGTAGGGCACGCCCCGAATCCCGAGCTTGTGGCCGGCCGCTTCTTCCGCCTTGACCTCCGTTGTCCCTTCATCGCTCCGGAGAACCCCTTCCACGAACTCCGCGCTCAATCCCGCACGGGCCGCGAGGCGAACGAGGACGGGGACCGATCCAATATCCGCTCCCTCCTCGAAGTAGCCCCGAAAGAGTGACTCCATCACCGCGTTTTGGCAGCCTTCCCGTTCACCCAGCCATATCAACCGGTGCGCGGCAAATGTGTTCGGCGTCCGTGTGATCTTTTCAAAGGCGAAGGCAATCCCCTCAGACGCGCCGGCAGCCAGCACATGTTCTTCCAGCTGCCGGAAGGCGTCCAGACTCCCGAACTTCGCTTCCAGATAGGCCGTGCGATCCATGCCCTCCTTCGGCATCGTCGGATTGAGCTGAAACGGCCGCCAGATCACCTGCGCATCTGCGTTAAACGAAGCGAGCGCCCGCTCCAGCCGCCGCTTCCCGACGTAGCACCAGGGGCACACCACATCCGAATACACCTCGATGTGGAATCCGCGATCCGTCATGACAAGTGCCCCATCTTGCCGGCCTGATAATCATGCACCGCCTGCACTAACTCCTGCTTCTCGTTCATGACGAAGGGCCCATAGCGGGCAATCGGCTCATCGATGGGTTCACCGGCCATCACCAAGATGCGGCTGTCCTCTCGGGCCTCGACCGTGACCTGCGATCCGTTCCGCTTGCAGACGATCAGCTCCGCTTCCCCGGCCGCTGGCGATCCGTTCACGGAGGCGCTGCCATGCAGGACAAAGAACGAGGCGTTGTGCCCTTCAGGCCAGACCAGCGTCGTGCGCTGCCCCGCCTTCAATTCGAGATCGTAGAGATCCACCGGCGTGAAGGTCCGCGCGGGACCCTTCTGGCCCTGACACGATCCGGCAATCACACGCAACCGGCCGCCTTCGAGCGCCACGGCCGGAATGTCGGCGTTCAGAATCGTCTGGTAGCCGGGCGCCGACATTTTCGACGCGCGCGGCAGATTCACCCACAACTGAATGGCGTGGAGCCGGCCGCCCTGCTTCGCAAATGCCTGCTCGTGAAACTCCTCATGAACGATGCCGGCCGCCGCCGTCATCCATTGCACATCGCCCGGACCGATCACCCCGGCGTTCCCGGCGGAATCGCGATGAGCCAGGACGCCCTCGTACACGATGGTGACCGTTTCAAAGCCGCGATGCGGATGCTCACCGACGCCGCGAGGATGGTCCGTCGGCGCGAAGTACTGAGGCCCCGCATAGTCCAGCATGAGAAAAGGACTCACCTCGCGATCGAGATCATTGCTCGGGAACAGATTGCGCACGGGAAATCCGTCGCCGACCATATGCGTCGAGCCTGGTTGATAGATGCCGAGAATGTCCTTTGCCGCCGTCATGATCATCCTCCTTTCCGGACGCAGTTCAGTGCGCGAGGTTCGCCGCGATTGCCCGATCCGCCGACCACCGGCCGGCCCCTGTCACCAGAAGAGCCAGCGCGATCCCGATGACCAGCAGATGAAATTCGAA comes from Nitrospira sp. and encodes:
- a CDS encoding MBL fold metallo-hydrolase, translated to MADQKNRLVSNVAGNFYVDATCINCDTCRQLAPSSFEEFGEFSAVRRQPEGERQIHQAYQALLACPVGAIGTEQGDKVALHRAMASFPLPLEDGVYFCGFNAEKSFGANSFFIEHPAGNWLIDSPRYVKHLVEAFEQRGGIASIFLTHKDDVADAHQYAAHFGAARIIHCGDVEAMPDAEWVIEGLDAIELAPGFLAIPVPGHTAGSMALLYHNRFLFTGDHLWWDAAEQRLGAPQRLVWRKRVLVDSIQKLRHYSFEWVLAGHGDRIRFTSDEMQRQLQALVERRQITTACS
- a CDS encoding nitroreductase family protein; this translates as MEKPAETDSPIHELLARRWSPRAFDERRVEPEQLRALLEAARWAPSSSNEQPWRFVVATKDDQAAYDRLLACLLEGNRKWACRAPVLLLSVAQMNFEDDGRPNRHAFHDTGMAVENLLLQASALGLIGHPMAGFDIERTRAELTIPSGYEPVAMIAVGYPGDLTVLPDYLQQREVKPRERKPLAEITFAGQWGVPLFLRRS
- a CDS encoding methyltransferase; its protein translation is MATVQRVNKKRPKAKKPPVLKPDGIMQLGLGFWGSKTLLSAIELGLFTELAKGALDAEAIQARLSLHPRSVRDFLDTLVSLGLLRRTGRRYANTPETNLFLDRNKPSYAGGMLEMCNERLYKFWGSLTEGLRTGAPQNEAKEGGNFFAALYADPIRLEGFLKAMTGLSFGAARAIAKQFPWKRYNTFVDVGCAQGGVPVQVALAHPHLSGRGMDLPVVQPIFESYVRAQGLERRLQFHPADFFTAPLPQADVIIMGHILHDWDLAEKRMLLKKAYEALPKGGALIVHETLIDDGRKTNVLGLLMSLNMLIETPGGFDYTGKDCRGWMKEAGFRKSYVEPLAGPDSMVVGIK
- a CDS encoding RidA family protein; this encodes MARQNISTGGPWEAKIGYSRAVRVGFHVQVSGSTAMTPSGLVGKGDPYAQTIQTFKTIEAALQQAGATLADVVRTRIYMANIDQWQEVGRAHGEVFGNIRPATTMVEVKRLIDPDMLVEIEADAIMTHG
- a CDS encoding efflux transporter outer membrane subunit — translated: MQRFLALGLSAMLASCALGPDYERPQTETGGQFRMAVAPADAPSLANLPWWELLRDDQLQGLIKIALVENKDLQRAAAVVEEFQARALLAKTDFLPGMTASGNAPNLGRKTIFLFPGFANPFNYYLQGNLSWELDVWGRIRRSNEAARADLLAKEENRRAVVLQLVSGVAESYFNLLQFDAQLDIAKHTLQSWEESVRIAQARLKQGLTSRLDTDQFEAERANAAARSAELERQMVQAENQLSVLLGRKPFAIPRGRPLNEQVVPPEVPAGLPSDLLQRRPDLLDAEQQLAAVTARIGAAKAERFPKISLTGLLGAASPQLSKLFTDPASFGVGGMGFAGPLFSGPVLGYQQEAIEAQAKQALAQYEKTVLTAFREVEDALVSVRTARAQNEAQQAQVNALQSALRLAELRYKGGLANYLDVLVARRNLFEAELAVTGSRRLHLVSVVQLYKALGGGWSPDMARANEPKE
- a CDS encoding SDR family oxidoreductase is translated as MLPLSGKVAIVTGASSGIGRAIAERLAGDGALVVVNYHHSEDKARQVVAGIQAKGGKAVAVQADMSQVADARRLITDAAAQFGRLDILVNNAGKFVPKPFLETTEADVEALMNLHAKGPYFAMQEAARVLRDHGRIVNISSAGTKLHYYGATAYLGSRGALEQFTQGIAHELAPRGITVNTVSPGFTDTGVLTDQYRQMGIEQSPFKRIGLPGDIAEVVAFLVSEPARWLTGQTIQAGGGIVM